AAGAAGCTCTCGTTCCTACTGGTAATCGCACTCGCAGTGTTCGCGTTCACGGCCACGCCGGCCTTCGCTGTGAAGTTCAGGGTCAGCGCGTCGGCCAATCAAAGCGAGATGCACAAGGTCGTCTTCACGGCCAAGTCGTCGAAGCGGGCTAGCGTGAAGATCACGATCTTCCGTGGAGGGCACAAGCTACGAAAGATCGGCGCGCATCGCTCCGGCAAAACCTACAAGGCGAACTGGACCGGCAGCAGCGTCGCGGCCGGTACCTACGCATACACGGTCACGGCAGTCTCGAGCGGGAGCCGCAAGGTCACGCGCGGCACAGTTCTCGTGACGTCGGCACCTGTCACGATCGGCAACCGGTGGATCGGGCTCTACGTTCCGGGGAGCCCGCAGGACCTGGCACCCCTGCAGGCGGCCGAGTCGCTGACGGGCACGCGCACGGCCGTCGTCAACTTCTTCGTCTCCGACTCCGAGAGCTTCCCGGCTCCGCGCTGTCAGAACGTGGCCGGCCACGGCTCGATTCCGATGGTTACGCTCGAGTTCTGGTCGATCGGTAGCTCGGGACTCTCGGCAATCACCAACGGCAGCAAGGACGCCTACATCAAGAAATTCGCCGACGACGCCAAGTCGTACGGCGGCACCGTCTACTTGCGACCGTTCCACGAGATGAACGGCGACTGGTATCCGTGGGGCGGCACCGTTGGCAGCAACTCGGCTAGTAAGCTGGTCGCGGCGTGGCAGCACGTCCACGACATCTTTGCCGCCGAGAGCGCTACCAACGTGAAGTTCGTGTGGTGCGTCAACAACGACAACTGCCCCAACACCTCGGCCAACTCGGTCGCGGGCTACTGGCCGGGCGATGCCTACGTCGACTACGCGACGCTCGACGGCTACAACGCCGGGACGACGCAGAGCTGGTCGAGCTGGCGCCCATTTGCCGACGTCTTCGCTTCGTCGTACAAGACGGTTGCTGCACTCACCGCCAAGCCGATGTTCATCGCCGAGACAAGCTCGGTCGAGCAGGGCGGCAGCAAGGCCGCGTGGATACACGACATGTTTGCGGCGATCCCCTCGAAGTTCCCGCGTCTGACCGGCGTGTGCTGGTTCGACGCCAACCAGACCTACGATTGGCGACTCGATTCGTCGGCCGCGAGCGCCGCCGCGTTCAAGGCCGCGGTCGCCGCCCAGT
This region of Coriobacteriia bacterium genomic DNA includes:
- a CDS encoding glycosyl hydrolase; the encoded protein is MKKLSFLLVIALAVFAFTATPAFAVKFRVSASANQSEMHKVVFTAKSSKRASVKITIFRGGHKLRKIGAHRSGKTYKANWTGSSVAAGTYAYTVTAVSSGSRKVTRGTVLVTSAPVTIGNRWIGLYVPGSPQDLAPLQAAESLTGTRTAVVNFFVSDSESFPAPRCQNVAGHGSIPMVTLEFWSIGSSGLSAITNGSKDAYIKKFADDAKSYGGTVYLRPFHEMNGDWYPWGGTVGSNSASKLVAAWQHVHDIFAAESATNVKFVWCVNNDNCPNTSANSVAGYWPGDAYVDYATLDGYNAGTTQSWSSWRPFADVFASSYKTVAALTAKPMFIAETSSVEQGGSKAAWIHDMFAAIPSKFPRLTGVCWFDANQTYDWRLDSSAASAAAFKAAVAAQY